From the genome of Prevotella herbatica, one region includes:
- a CDS encoding SusC/RagA family TonB-linked outer membrane protein, with protein sequence MKLIKYMLLSALLLLGTEDIFAQAQVITGKVTELVGTASEPIIGANVNVVNSQNRSVAGAVTDIDGNYYLQIPEKENKLTLVFSYISMKTKRVKYVAQKVLDITLESDTKTLNEVSVTAHRIDRNNMGIGHKENVSATQKIMMEDLIATSPVSSLEDALQGQLSGVDIALGGDPGTRSSIRIRGTSTLNGSADPLIVIDGVPYTQSLDADFDFSNANEEDLGALLNIAPTDIESVEVLKDAAATAIWGTKGANGVLSITTKKGSTGKTTFSFSSKFTCKFEPNNIPMLDGSQYIAMVQDALWNSANYIGLNADTYLKYLYDTPEINYSPNWTYFNEYNVNTNWLDEIRRNTFTSDNNFSMSGGGEKATYRLALGYLNEGGTTVGTGLKRFNSALRVDYKFSDKLKFGADFYFTQTDKESNWTSDDSNVRSEALKKMPNKSPYYISENGERTSQYFSYQTKDWEGAFNGSSNYNPVAMANESSNNITSRDARANFRVDYKILPCLSYSAYASLKMSSSNNDKFLPQVATGVAWTNIYANQSTVSSSESLTLQTENKLIFNKNWNDKHALIATGVFRTTQATSSSKSSVAYGNASSGLSDPVIGNTVSSMKSGESEARSISGTALLNYTLLNRYVFHSSVTMDANSAMGKSERLGVFPTAGISWNMQNERFMKKLEDYVDEVKLRFSIGQSGNAPSGTAAYYGAYSSLGEYMGMSAIYPSRMQLNKLKWETSTEYNFGTDLSFLSGRLKFTFEWYNKYVKDLLQRNQSMPSATGYSTIKWYNSGKMENRGWEARVDGVIVDKKDWRVSSYFNLSRNTNEITELPETMNPEPYIFKNGEYAIRIEEGRPFGSFYGYRYKGVYQNKNATYARDKDGSVMNDVKGNPVVMKNGSKQVCPGDAIYEDINHDGVINEYDIVYLGNCNPILTGGFGFNVRYKKLTLTASFYGRFGQKIINQTRMNNEAMYNDDNQSTATLRRWRNEGDVTDIPRALFHEGYNYLGSDRFVEDASYLRLKTLSLNYALPRNITKKLGISNLSVFITGYDLFTWTNYTGQDPEVSLPTSASKLSKDNASTPCSRRFSCGFNLNF encoded by the coding sequence ATGAAATTAATTAAATATATGCTTTTGTCAGCGTTGCTTCTGTTGGGAACAGAAGATATATTCGCTCAGGCACAGGTGATAACCGGTAAAGTTACGGAATTAGTAGGTACTGCTTCTGAACCTATAATTGGTGCGAATGTGAATGTCGTGAACTCTCAAAACCGTTCTGTTGCTGGTGCCGTAACTGATATTGATGGTAATTATTATTTACAAATACCAGAAAAAGAGAATAAACTTACGTTGGTATTCTCTTATATTAGTATGAAAACTAAACGTGTAAAATATGTGGCCCAAAAAGTACTTGACATAACTCTTGAATCTGATACTAAAACTTTGAATGAGGTTTCTGTTACAGCTCATCGTATAGACCGTAATAATATGGGTATAGGACATAAAGAAAATGTATCTGCTACTCAAAAAATTATGATGGAAGACCTTATTGCTACATCTCCAGTTTCTTCGCTTGAAGATGCATTGCAGGGGCAATTGAGTGGTGTAGATATTGCATTGGGAGGTGACCCAGGAACGCGTAGTTCTATACGCATTCGTGGTACTAGTACATTGAATGGTTCTGCAGATCCATTAATAGTAATTGATGGTGTTCCATATACTCAATCTTTGGATGCAGATTTTGATTTCTCTAATGCTAACGAGGAAGACCTTGGTGCTTTGTTAAATATTGCTCCTACAGATATTGAGTCTGTTGAGGTTTTGAAAGATGCAGCCGCAACCGCTATTTGGGGTACAAAGGGCGCTAATGGTGTGCTTTCAATAACTACAAAGAAAGGTTCTACAGGAAAGACCACATTCTCCTTCTCTTCTAAGTTTACATGTAAATTTGAGCCAAACAATATCCCAATGTTGGATGGTTCTCAATATATAGCTATGGTTCAGGATGCTTTGTGGAATAGTGCGAATTATATAGGTCTTAATGCAGATACTTATTTAAAATATTTGTATGATACACCCGAAATAAATTATTCTCCAAATTGGACTTATTTTAATGAGTATAATGTCAATACCAATTGGTTGGATGAAATACGTAGAAATACTTTTACTTCTGATAACAACTTTTCTATGAGTGGAGGTGGTGAAAAGGCTACTTATCGTTTAGCTTTGGGTTATCTTAATGAAGGCGGTACAACTGTAGGTACAGGTCTGAAGCGTTTTAATTCAGCTTTACGTGTAGATTATAAATTCTCAGATAAACTTAAGTTTGGTGCTGATTTCTATTTTACGCAGACTGATAAAGAATCAAATTGGACATCAGACGATTCTAATGTTCGTTCTGAGGCGTTGAAAAAAATGCCAAACAAATCACCTTATTATATAAGTGAGAATGGAGAACGTACATCTCAATATTTCTCATATCAGACAAAAGACTGGGAAGGTGCATTTAATGGTAGTAGTAATTATAACCCTGTAGCAATGGCTAACGAAAGTTCAAACAATATAACTTCTCGTGATGCAAGAGCTAATTTCCGTGTAGATTATAAAATATTACCTTGTCTTTCTTACTCAGCCTATGCTTCTCTCAAAATGTCTTCTTCTAACAACGATAAGTTCTTGCCACAAGTGGCTACGGGGGTAGCATGGACAAATATATATGCAAATCAAAGTACAGTTTCTTCTTCTGAAAGTTTGACTTTGCAGACAGAAAATAAACTAATTTTCAATAAAAATTGGAATGACAAACATGCTTTAATTGCAACAGGAGTATTTCGTACAACCCAGGCTACAAGTTCAAGCAAATCAAGTGTGGCTTACGGAAATGCTTCTTCCGGATTATCAGATCCTGTTATTGGAAATACAGTAAGCAGTATGAAGTCAGGAGAATCTGAAGCTCGAAGTATATCGGGTACAGCTTTATTGAATTATACGTTGCTAAACCGTTATGTATTTCATTCCTCTGTTACAATGGATGCAAATTCTGCTATGGGTAAATCTGAAAGACTAGGTGTATTCCCTACAGCAGGTATATCTTGGAATATGCAGAATGAACGATTCATGAAAAAGTTAGAAGACTATGTTGATGAGGTGAAGTTGCGTTTCAGTATAGGACAAAGTGGTAACGCTCCCTCAGGTACAGCAGCTTATTATGGTGCATATAGTTCTCTAGGTGAGTATATGGGAATGTCTGCTATTTATCCGAGTAGAATGCAATTGAATAAATTGAAATGGGAAACATCTACAGAATACAATTTTGGTACAGATTTGAGTTTTTTAAGTGGAAGGCTTAAATTTACATTTGAATGGTATAACAAGTATGTGAAAGATTTGTTGCAGAGAAATCAATCTATGCCTTCTGCCACAGGATATAGTACTATTAAATGGTATAATTCTGGTAAGATGGAAAATAGAGGTTGGGAAGCTCGTGTTGATGGTGTTATAGTTGATAAAAAGGATTGGCGTGTCAGTTCTTATTTTAACTTGAGCCGTAATACCAATGAAATTACAGAATTGCCGGAAACAATGAACCCTGAACCATATATATTTAAAAATGGAGAATATGCCATACGTATAGAAGAAGGACGTCCTTTTGGTTCTTTCTATGGATATCGTTATAAAGGTGTATATCAAAATAAGAATGCCACATACGCTCGAGATAAAGATGGTAGTGTGATGAATGATGTGAAAGGTAATCCTGTTGTTATGAAAAATGGTTCCAAGCAAGTTTGTCCTGGTGATGCTATTTACGAGGATATTAATCATGATGGAGTCATTAATGAATATGATATTGTTTACCTAGGAAACTGTAATCCTATTTTAACAGGAGGTTTTGGTTTCAATGTTAGATATAAGAAACTAACTCTTACAGCATCGTTCTATGGACGTTTTGGTCAAAAAATTATCAATCAGACTCGTATGAATAACGAAGCTATGTATAATGATGATAATCAGAGTACGGCAACACTTAGACGTTGGAGAAATGAGGGCGATGTTACAGATATCCCGCGTGCATTGTTCCATGAAGGATATAATTATTTGGGGTCTGACCGGTTTGTGGAGGACGCATCTTATCTGCGACTTAAAACACTGTCGCTTAATTATGCTTTACCACGAAATATAACTAAGAAATTGGGTATCAGTAATCTTAGTGTTTTCATTACGGGGTACGACTTGTTTACTTGGACTAACTATACAGGTCAAGATCCAGAGGTGTCACTCCCAACATCAGCTTCTAAACTATCCAAAGACAATGCGAGCACTCCTTGTTCTCGTCGTTTCTCTTGTGGCTTTAATTTGAACTTTTAA
- a CDS encoding RagB/SusD family nutrient uptake outer membrane protein: MKKLIYIGIFGCCLLLNTSCNDWLDLLPKNEQVTDAYWKSKEDVEAVVASGYYYMRQACPTLIKWGELRASSVCTLTGDNDGMKLQNFQLDGTETITNWNTLYQVINMANVVIAHAPEVRKIDATYSEGAMNSHLSEAYFMRASMYFYLVRNFKEVPLIVTPYEDDSTPFAMTKSSEDDILKQIKADLKTAIDNGGAKDFYDNDQWNATKGRITKWALYALMSEVALWSEDYDTTIEYADKIINATESRRPAFITIPENWYSIFNPGNSNESILELNWDGNTYGQNGGPSSMFTASSNPTYEYSSQMAEDFENDELEVASGKSDIRDFFGGVISVGDNADNAKNCIWKYKMGDVDNTNIDAIRINNDANWIMYRMADVMLMKAEALIWKGKDNWQEAIDIINKIRTRANLTKRAVVLEEEDEASMMENYLLPERNIELAAEGKRWYDLLRYGKSKSFAHKTAMINIIQKYNNTANDSWLRSALQNEYAWYLPINASEIENNNLLVQNPYYGKTNKK; this comes from the coding sequence ATGAAAAAACTTATTTATATAGGAATTTTTGGCTGTTGCTTATTACTTAATACAAGTTGTAACGACTGGCTCGACCTGCTTCCTAAAAATGAACAAGTGACAGACGCCTACTGGAAATCTAAAGAGGATGTAGAGGCTGTTGTCGCTTCGGGATATTACTATATGCGCCAGGCTTGCCCAACATTAATAAAATGGGGAGAATTGCGGGCTTCGTCAGTCTGCACATTAACTGGTGATAATGATGGAATGAAACTTCAGAATTTCCAGTTGGATGGAACCGAGACTATAACCAATTGGAACACGTTGTATCAGGTCATTAATATGGCAAACGTAGTCATTGCTCATGCTCCGGAAGTGAGAAAAATAGACGCTACATATTCAGAGGGCGCAATGAATTCTCATTTGTCAGAGGCTTACTTTATGCGTGCTTCAATGTATTTCTATTTAGTGCGCAATTTTAAGGAAGTGCCATTGATAGTAACTCCGTATGAAGATGATTCCACACCATTTGCAATGACTAAGTCGTCAGAGGATGATATATTAAAACAGATTAAAGCTGATCTGAAGACCGCTATTGATAATGGTGGCGCAAAAGATTTTTATGACAACGACCAGTGGAATGCAACTAAAGGACGTATCACGAAATGGGCTTTGTATGCGTTAATGTCTGAAGTGGCTTTGTGGTCTGAAGATTACGACACAACAATAGAATATGCCGATAAAATAATTAACGCGACAGAATCTCGCCGTCCGGCATTTATTACTATTCCTGAAAACTGGTATAGTATATTCAATCCAGGAAATAGTAATGAATCTATCTTAGAACTTAATTGGGATGGAAATACGTATGGTCAAAATGGCGGACCATCTTCTATGTTTACAGCTAGTTCTAATCCTACCTATGAGTATTCTTCTCAGATGGCTGAAGATTTTGAAAACGACGAATTAGAAGTTGCATCTGGCAAGAGTGATATACGTGATTTCTTTGGGGGCGTAATCTCTGTTGGTGATAATGCCGATAACGCTAAAAATTGTATATGGAAATATAAAATGGGTGACGTCGACAACACGAATATTGATGCAATACGTATAAACAATGATGCCAATTGGATAATGTATAGAATGGCAGATGTGATGTTGATGAAAGCTGAAGCTTTAATATGGAAAGGAAAAGATAACTGGCAAGAAGCTATTGACATTATCAATAAGATTCGTACTCGTGCTAATTTAACAAAGAGGGCAGTCGTATTGGAAGAAGAAGATGAAGCTTCGATGATGGAAAATTATCTTCTGCCAGAACGTAATATTGAATTGGCTGCTGAAGGAAAGAGATGGTATGATTTACTTCGGTATGGCAAGAGTAAAAGCTTTGCTCATAAGACTGCAATGATAAACATTATTCAAAAGTATAACAATACGGCTAATGACAGTTGGTTGCGTTCTGCTTTGCAAAATGAATATGCATGGTATCTGCCTATTAACGCTAGTGAAATAGAGAATAATAATTTATTGGTGCAGAATCCATATTATGGAAAAACCAATAAGAAATAA
- a CDS encoding DUF5108 domain-containing protein: MKIFKNICLLLMVVFCYACNDPYENTTYQIYDVNPASTYLETRADEFSEWIHVMKYADLFNAVNQASNKFTVFVPTNEAVQKFYKLKNVSSIEDLGKEYARSLVEHHIIKDSINRNTFVQGGKLESKTLSDDYLSVSFDETSEEGGFNSIYLNKDAHVSELAIQVSNGYIYVLDKVMPPLVESLYDRIMEQKDKYSIFIEAMDKTGWKDSVNVIYEDVKQENNTVIKQKRDYTLLAVSNESFAKSGITSLADLSAKINAVGNDYTNKDNELNRYIAYHILSGSNTVLDLEDMGNGNKKLLTTKAGVALETSIQENKQLYFNYDGEINGISVKAQLIKSGSDIEAKNGMIHELDSYLPLWESVIPVKVDWDFCDYAEIASYIKGGYGAEGQQYQTETDNTEYQSDISALSCFNVIAKSSATPTSSYYPVGYATVRKSNTWTNCKNKDQMYLNLGYQGSISMKSPIVIAGKYKVVMKVTYATSMDFMRTMSSGSNGGKIDFIFDDDNNKTKTVALYASITANTLGLYDTVIFDEIEFPKTGSHTLKMVVQDPAAASNSKFRIQLDYMTFEPITE; the protein is encoded by the coding sequence ATGAAGATTTTTAAAAATATATGTTTGTTACTGATGGTAGTATTTTGCTATGCATGTAACGATCCGTACGAAAATACTACATACCAGATTTATGATGTCAATCCTGCATCTACGTATTTGGAAACTCGTGCCGATGAGTTCTCTGAGTGGATTCATGTGATGAAATATGCAGATTTGTTTAATGCCGTAAATCAGGCATCAAATAAATTCACTGTTTTTGTTCCTACCAATGAAGCAGTACAGAAATTCTACAAGCTGAAAAATGTTTCTTCTATAGAGGATCTTGGTAAAGAATATGCACGTAGTTTGGTGGAGCATCATATAATAAAAGATTCAATTAACAGAAATACATTTGTACAAGGAGGTAAGCTTGAGTCAAAAACTCTTTCTGATGATTATCTTTCTGTTTCTTTTGATGAAACTTCTGAAGAAGGTGGTTTTAATTCTATTTATTTAAATAAGGATGCCCATGTTAGTGAATTGGCAATACAAGTATCTAATGGCTATATATATGTTTTGGATAAGGTAATGCCGCCATTGGTAGAAAGTCTATACGATCGTATAATGGAACAAAAGGATAAATATTCCATTTTCATTGAAGCGATGGATAAGACCGGTTGGAAAGATAGCGTTAATGTAATATATGAAGATGTCAAGCAGGAAAACAACACGGTGATAAAACAAAAACGTGATTATACGTTGCTTGCTGTTTCAAATGAATCTTTCGCCAAGTCTGGAATAACATCTCTTGCTGATTTATCCGCAAAAATAAATGCTGTTGGTAATGATTACACGAACAAGGACAATGAATTAAACCGTTATATTGCATATCATATCCTTTCAGGAAGTAATACTGTTCTAGACTTAGAGGATATGGGAAATGGCAATAAAAAATTGTTAACTACTAAAGCTGGGGTTGCGTTGGAAACTTCTATTCAGGAAAATAAACAACTCTATTTTAATTATGATGGCGAGATTAATGGCATCTCTGTAAAGGCCCAATTAATTAAATCTGGTAGCGATATAGAGGCCAAGAATGGTATGATTCATGAATTAGATTCGTATCTTCCACTTTGGGAATCTGTAATCCCTGTAAAAGTGGATTGGGATTTCTGTGATTATGCTGAAATTGCTTCTTATATCAAAGGTGGTTATGGTGCCGAAGGACAGCAGTATCAGACAGAGACGGATAATACAGAATATCAATCTGATATCTCCGCGCTATCTTGCTTTAATGTTATAGCTAAATCCAGTGCGACACCCACCAGTTCATATTACCCAGTTGGTTATGCTACTGTTAGAAAATCCAATACTTGGACTAATTGCAAGAATAAAGATCAAATGTATTTGAATCTTGGCTATCAAGGTTCTATATCAATGAAATCTCCTATTGTAATTGCAGGAAAGTATAAAGTTGTTATGAAAGTAACTTATGCTACATCCATGGACTTTATGCGCACAATGTCGAGTGGAAGTAATGGAGGAAAGATAGATTTTATTTTTGATGATGATAACAATAAAACTAAAACTGTAGCTCTTTACGCAAGTATTACAGCCAATACATTGGGATTGTATGATACTGTGATTTTTGACGAAATAGAATTTCCAAAGACAGGTTCTCATACTTTGAAAATGGTTGTTCAAGATCCAGCTGCTGCTTCTAACAGCAAATTCCGTATTCAATTGGATTATATGACATTTGAACCTATAACTGAATAA
- a CDS encoding fasciclin domain-containing protein: MKTIKYILSILLITGTFVACDNNWESHYSNQEQLIDNLNVIQVDMSTLDYLKSQSDYTTMYQLLDKTGVLTKMAEKNLLSTVFVLNNEDASSNKLPTDDEKFLAMAHISDISISPSNLTDGQRLLVWNGKYVNVSKVTADNNLSEIGFNNSRVKKVIKTTDGYIYQLNNYLNTPKSLYEMISSLSDQYSMFRDSVMAHNELTFDKNASKIIGVNETGSSVYDSVFVVTNPYFAERGFDIMSESQNSTLLIPSNDVINKALKKAHSTLSRCGLERDENILKEWTMQAMFFNNKLSKTDFDETEDVNSIFGKQWRTTVQKIDLDNPVILSNGIAYYVTDLKIPNNVIIYRVKDFMKWYEYLSEDEKAEYFKTDNLTFNNITTKVTAWSGWPGVFPNIINRVVYFNLTDPTSKGYTLDFTGFKYDETNKVATPYMIPPGEYDLCLGFEQKMGHDVEVSFNGEYIGTVTASQLTKTDFHYDRGGQGYPEGYDISKATDKKKSNYDRDGGRVAVIKIGGTEPVKVNIKFHGINATKCCFHHWCLKPTKNCY, translated from the coding sequence ATGAAAACTATTAAATATATATTATCAATATTATTGATTACAGGCACTTTTGTAGCTTGCGACAATAATTGGGAATCTCATTATTCTAATCAAGAACAATTGATAGATAATTTGAACGTAATACAAGTAGATATGTCTACTTTGGATTATTTGAAGTCTCAATCTGATTATACCACAATGTATCAGTTGCTTGATAAAACCGGCGTTTTGACTAAAATGGCAGAGAAGAATTTGTTAAGTACGGTTTTTGTATTAAACAATGAAGACGCATCTTCTAACAAATTACCTACGGATGATGAAAAGTTTTTAGCTATGGCTCATATCTCTGATATTTCCATCTCACCGTCTAATTTGACTGATGGACAGAGATTGCTGGTATGGAATGGTAAATATGTCAACGTGTCAAAAGTTACAGCCGATAATAATCTTTCTGAGATTGGATTTAACAATAGTCGGGTGAAAAAGGTTATAAAAACAACAGATGGATATATTTACCAGTTGAATAATTACTTAAATACACCTAAATCTCTTTACGAAATGATTAGTAGTTTAAGTGACCAATATTCCATGTTTAGAGATTCAGTGATGGCTCACAATGAATTGACATTTGATAAAAATGCAAGTAAGATAATTGGAGTGAATGAAACTGGTAGTAGTGTTTACGACTCTGTCTTCGTGGTAACAAATCCATATTTTGCTGAACGAGGATTTGATATAATGTCTGAATCTCAAAACTCTACATTATTAATTCCATCAAATGACGTAATAAACAAAGCTTTGAAAAAAGCGCATTCCACACTTTCTCGTTGTGGATTGGAACGTGATGAGAATATATTAAAAGAATGGACCATGCAGGCTATGTTCTTTAATAATAAACTCTCAAAAACAGACTTTGATGAAACAGAAGATGTTAATTCTATATTTGGCAAACAGTGGAGAACCACAGTGCAGAAAATAGATTTGGATAATCCTGTGATTCTCTCAAATGGCATAGCATATTATGTTACCGATTTGAAGATACCGAATAATGTGATAATTTATCGTGTTAAAGATTTTATGAAATGGTATGAGTATCTTAGTGAAGATGAAAAAGCTGAATACTTTAAAACGGATAATTTGACATTCAATAACATTACTACCAAAGTAACGGCTTGGTCTGGATGGCCAGGAGTATTCCCAAATATAATAAATCGTGTTGTATATTTCAACTTGACAGATCCTACCTCAAAAGGATATACTTTAGATTTTACGGGTTTTAAATACGATGAGACAAATAAGGTGGCTACACCGTATATGATACCACCAGGTGAGTATGATTTATGTCTTGGCTTTGAACAAAAGATGGGACATGATGTAGAAGTTTCATTTAATGGAGAATATATTGGTACAGTGACAGCCTCTCAATTGACAAAGACTGATTTTCATTATGATCGTGGCGGGCAAGGTTATCCAGAAGGTTATGATATTTCAAAAGCTACAGACAAAAAGAAAAGTAATTATGACCGTGATGGTGGTAGAGTTGCTGTAATCAAAATTGGTGGGACAGAACCTGTTAAAGTAAATATTAAATTTCATGGAATCAATGCAACTAAATGTTGTTTCCACCATTGGTGTCTGAAACCTACAAAGAACTGTTATTAA